One genomic segment of Brassica napus cultivar Da-Ae chromosome A3, Da-Ae, whole genome shotgun sequence includes these proteins:
- the LOC106438632 gene encoding putative cyclic nucleotide-gated ion channel 13 — MGFGRDNRVRFKEPSSTEYGYGRRARPSLNAVLDNVRRGFEKGSDKIRTFKRPLSFNSHKNQEMRKTDGTQKKNIINPQGSFLQNWNKIFLFASVIALAIDPLFFYIPIVDGKKHCLNLHSSLEIAASVLRTFVDAFYIIHIVFQFRTAYVSPLSRVFGRGELVEDPKAIALKYISSYFIIDVLSILPLPQLVVLAVIPNVEKPVSLLTKDYLITVIFAQYIPRILRIYPLYSEVTRTSGIVTETAWAGAAWNLSLYMLASHVFGALWYLISVEREDRCWREACGKRQGCELRFLYCDGNNNVINDYLTTSCPFINPDDITNSTTFNFGIFTDALKSGIVESDDFWKKFFYCFWWGLRNLSALGQNLNTSKFVGEIIFAVLICISGLVLFALLIGNMQKYLESTTVREEEMRVRKRDAEQWMAHRMLPEDLRKRIRRYEQYKWQETRGVEEENLLRNLPKDLRRDIKRHFCLDLLKKVPLFEIMDEQLLDAVCDKLRPVLYTENSYAIREGDPVEEMLFVMRGKLMSATTNGGRTGFFNAVYLKASDFCGEDLLTWALDPQSSSHFPISPRTVQALTEVEAFALAAEDLKLVASQFRRLHSKQLQHTFRFYSVQWRTWGASFIQAAWRRHCRRRLARSLTEEEDRFRIAVAKRERRAASSPSLVATLYASRFASNALRNLRQHNNNTLPLLPPKPSEPDFSVDDD; from the exons ATGGGTTTTGGCCGTGACAATCGTGTAAG GTTCAAAGAACCATCATCCACAGAGTATGGTTACGGAAGAAGAGCTAGACCATCTCTAAACGCAGTGTTGGACAATGTCCGAAGAGGGTTTGAGAAAGGATCAGACAAGATCAGGACTTTCAAGAGACCATTGAGTTTCAATTCACATAAGAACCAAGAGATGAGAAAAACTGATGGTACACAGAAGAAGAACATCATAAACCCACAAGGCTCCTTTCTTCAGAACTGGAACAAGATCTTTCTCTTCGCTTCTGTCATCGCTTTAGCCATTGATCCCTTGTTTTTCTACATTCCCATTGTTGATGGAAAAAAGCATTGCCTCAACTTGCACTCTAGCCTCGAGATAGCAGCTAGCGTGCTTCGAACGTTTGTAGATGCCTTCTACATTATTCACATTGTGTTTCAGTTTAGGACAGCGTATGTCTCTCCTTTGTCCCGGGTTTTCGGGAGAGGCGAGTTGGTTGAAGATCCTAAAGCCATTGCTTTAAAGTACATCTCCTCTTACTTCATAATCGATGTTCTCTCTATCCTTCCACTCCCACAG CTTGTAGTCTTGGCTGTTATCCCGAATGTGGAAAAACCTGTCTCTTTGCTCACTAAGGACTACCTGATAACTGTCATATTTGCTCAGTACATTCCAAGGATTCTTCGTATTTACCCGCTTTACAGTGAAGTTACAAGAACATCTGGCATAGTTACTGAAACAGCTTGGGCTGGAGCTGCTTGGAACCTCTCTCTCTACATGTTAGCCAGTCAT GTGTTTGGAGCTTTGTGGTACTTAATATCTGTAGAACGAGAAGACAGATGCTGGCGTGAAGCTTGTGGGAAGAGACAAGGGTGTGAGTTGAGGTTTCTCTACTGCGATGGAAACAACAATGTTATAAATGATTACCTGACTACTTCGTGTCCGTTTATCAACCCTGATGATATAACGAATTCAACTACTTTCAACTTTGGTATCTTCACTGATGCTCTCAAGAGTGGGATTGTTGAATCAGATGATTTCTGGAAGAAGTTCTTCTACTGCTTCTGGTGGGGTCTGCGTAATCTAAG TGCACTGGGACAAAACCTCAACACGAGCAAATTCGTTGGTGAAATCATCTTTGCTGTATTAATCTGCATATCTGGACTAGTTCTATTCGCACTACTTATAGGCAACATGCAG AAATACTTGGAGTCGACAACAGTTAGGGAAGAGGAGATGAGAGTGAGGAAAAGAGATGCAGAGCAGTGGATGGCTCATCGGATGTTACCAGAGGACCTGAGGAAACGTATCAGAAGGTATGAACAATACAAATGGCAAGAAACCAGAGGAGTCGAAGAAGAAAACCTTCTGCGTAACCTCCCTAAAGACCTCAGAAGAGACATTAAACGCCATTTCTGCCTCGATCTCCTCAAGAAA GTACCTCTGTTCGAGATAATGGACGAGCAGTTGCTAGATGCCGTGTGTGACAAGCTAAGACCAGTGCTCTACACTGAGAACAGCTACGCGATTAGAGAAGGAGACCCAGTGGAGGAGATGTTGTTTGTTATGAGAGGTAAGCTTATGAGCGCCACCACAAACGGTGGCCGGACGGGATTCTTCAACGCCGTGTACCTCAAAGCTAGCGACTTTTGCGGCGAAGATCTTCTCACGTGGGCGTTGGATCCTCAGTCTTCGTCTCATTTTCCAATCTCGCCGAGAACAGTTCAAGCTCTGACTGAAGTAGAAGCCTTTGCTCTTGCAGCTGAAGATCTCAAGCTTGTTGCCTCGCAGTTCAGACGGCTACATAGCAAACAGCTTCAACATACTTTCAG GTTTTATTCGGTACAATGGAGGACATGGGGAGCGTCGTTTATACAAGCGGCGTGGCGGAGACATTGTCGGAGAAGACTGGCTAGGTCATTAACGGAGGAAGAAGATCGATTCCGAATCGCGGTTGCAAAACGCGAACGCAGAGCCGCGTCGTCGCCGAGCCTTGTTGCGACGTTATACGCGTCGCGGTTCGCGTCAAACGCGCTTCGCAATCTGCGGCAGCACAACAATAATACGCTGCCTTTGCTTCCTCCGAAGCCATCAGAGCCTGACTTCAGTGTTGATGATGACTGA